The Paracholeplasma brassicae genome contains a region encoding:
- a CDS encoding sigma-70 family RNA polymerase sigma factor: protein MNTKIEKLLKTYENQKLVPLEVILDLTDLDEGLYDQVKVILEEKGYQIDYQTDVEIEPIVEPKSTSVDPYYLYLKDMGEVSMLTIEQEKEVTKKVFEAHEAIGLGVLEDETKEKERQQVIEMGVEAKNLLIVSNLRLVVSIAKKYDGRLDLLDIIQEGNMGLMRAADKFDYRMGNRFSTYATWWIKQSISRAIAKQARSIRLPVHLVESLNKLQRTKNELRAELNQEPTAQELADRLDLTVEKVISLEQLSTDTVSLDLKVGSEEDATLSDFIASGVDDPEEQYFLEKEKEYLDTLLKTLGSRDEQVMRYRFGLYDGRFYTLEEIGYKMNLTRERIRQIISKSLVSLRKTGLLIDRIKEK from the coding sequence ATGAATACTAAAATAGAAAAGCTATTGAAAACTTATGAGAATCAAAAGTTAGTACCTTTAGAAGTTATTTTAGATTTAACCGATTTAGATGAAGGTCTTTACGATCAAGTAAAGGTAATTTTAGAAGAAAAAGGTTATCAAATCGATTACCAAACCGACGTTGAGATTGAACCGATTGTTGAACCTAAAAGCACCTCGGTTGATCCTTACTACCTGTATTTAAAAGACATGGGTGAGGTATCGATGCTTACGATAGAACAAGAAAAAGAAGTCACCAAAAAAGTCTTTGAGGCTCATGAAGCCATCGGTCTAGGTGTTCTTGAGGATGAGACAAAGGAAAAAGAACGACAACAAGTGATTGAAATGGGCGTAGAAGCCAAAAATCTGTTGATCGTTTCAAACCTAAGACTGGTTGTCTCAATAGCTAAGAAGTATGACGGCCGACTCGATTTACTTGACATCATTCAAGAGGGTAACATGGGCTTAATGCGTGCAGCAGACAAGTTTGACTACCGTATGGGTAATCGGTTTTCAACTTACGCCACTTGGTGGATTAAACAATCCATATCAAGAGCAATTGCCAAACAAGCTAGATCAATTAGACTGCCAGTGCATTTGGTTGAAAGCTTAAATAAACTGCAACGAACTAAAAATGAGTTACGAGCAGAATTGAATCAAGAACCTACCGCTCAGGAACTAGCAGATCGTTTGGATTTAACGGTAGAAAAAGTGATCAGCCTTGAACAACTGTCAACGGACACGGTCTCATTGGATTTAAAAGTGGGGTCAGAGGAAGACGCAACCCTCTCAGATTTTATCGCATCTGGGGTTGATGATCCAGAAGAACAGTACTTTCTTGAAAAAGAAAAAGAATATTTGGATACATTATTAAAGACACTTGGTTCAAGAGATGAACAAGTGATGAGGTATCGATTTGGATTATACGACGGCAGATTTTATACCCTAGAAGAAATCGGCTACAAAATGAATTTAACTAGAGAACGTATCAGACAAATCATAAGTAAAAGTTTGGTTAGCTTAAGAAAAACGGGCTTACTAATCGATCGAATAAAGGAGAAATAG
- the dnaG gene encoding DNA primase: MNIPRHVIDEIIEKTDIVALVSPYVKLTKKGKNYMGLCPFHEDKSPSFSVSTEKHLAKCMACGEGGNPITFYQKIKNVSFNQAAKALADQLNIKLDIEVEESKTLKEHDALKSTNAFYQFYLFNSESGKQALNYLYGREMTDEQIKHFEIGLAPKEKGDSLYQLLKSQGFEEEVMLSAGLIKQREDGTYYDLMTNRVTFPIHDDLDRVVGFSGRTLDKNDQIKYLNTPETVVFKKGEVLYHLSKAIRDIRLSKHVILHEGFFDVIASYKSELKNAVATMGTALTRQQAKLIKRMSNRIIVAYDGDKAGINATLKAIPLLLQEGLMVEVLSIPDGLDPDDFYKEYGKEKYEELYGQFLEDPFQFGYRIHKRGLDLTNSNDIQVFQKNVSDLLIYADKTVKEIYLKKLSSDIGVSVESLTIKKQAFQPKTQETNLDVTKKNQLPYKAKPYHSSLPRKFYKAEKQLLIVMMKNKEYAPRIEQALGTTKVVNIDMLKLRTILYMDYYQTNDVFEVEAFKHYLKDDHLIQVFEHEIIQSLEWRTTFVFKESDIEDLLNTMSLLMDIKEYKKIIDELKSVEESYTQTLLAERQKKLKNGIESRKKVNR, translated from the coding sequence ATGAATATTCCAAGGCATGTCATTGATGAAATCATAGAAAAGACCGATATTGTGGCACTTGTATCACCTTACGTTAAATTAACAAAAAAGGGTAAAAATTACATGGGTTTGTGCCCTTTTCATGAGGATAAAAGCCCAAGTTTCTCAGTTTCAACTGAAAAACACTTAGCAAAATGCATGGCTTGTGGTGAAGGTGGAAATCCAATCACATTTTATCAAAAAATAAAAAATGTGAGTTTTAACCAAGCAGCAAAAGCCTTAGCCGATCAATTAAATATTAAGTTAGATATTGAAGTAGAAGAATCAAAAACGCTAAAAGAACATGACGCATTAAAGAGCACCAATGCCTTTTATCAATTTTACTTGTTTAACAGTGAGTCAGGTAAACAAGCACTCAACTATCTTTATGGGCGTGAAATGACCGATGAGCAAATTAAACACTTTGAAATTGGTTTAGCACCAAAAGAGAAGGGTGACAGTCTCTACCAATTACTGAAAAGTCAGGGCTTTGAAGAAGAAGTAATGCTTAGCGCCGGTTTAATTAAACAAAGAGAAGATGGTACATATTACGACTTAATGACCAACCGAGTCACATTTCCAATCCACGATGATCTAGACCGTGTGGTGGGGTTTAGTGGGCGTACACTGGATAAAAATGATCAAATCAAATATCTAAATACCCCTGAAACCGTCGTATTTAAAAAAGGTGAAGTGCTCTATCATTTGTCAAAAGCCATCAGAGACATCAGGCTATCAAAACACGTCATATTACATGAAGGATTTTTTGATGTCATTGCTTCCTACAAATCCGAATTAAAAAATGCGGTAGCTACGATGGGGACTGCGTTAACCAGACAACAAGCAAAACTGATAAAACGCATGTCAAACCGTATCATTGTTGCCTATGATGGCGATAAGGCGGGAATTAATGCCACACTAAAAGCGATTCCGTTACTTTTACAAGAAGGATTGATGGTCGAAGTATTATCAATTCCCGATGGATTGGATCCTGATGATTTCTATAAAGAATACGGAAAAGAAAAATACGAGGAACTCTATGGACAATTCTTAGAAGACCCATTCCAATTTGGGTATCGAATCCATAAAAGAGGCTTAGACTTAACAAACTCGAATGACATCCAAGTATTTCAAAAGAATGTTTCTGACCTATTGATCTATGCCGATAAGACCGTAAAAGAAATCTACTTGAAAAAGTTATCATCGGATATAGGGGTTTCTGTTGAATCGTTGACCATTAAAAAACAAGCGTTTCAACCAAAAACTCAAGAAACAAACCTAGACGTTACTAAAAAAAATCAATTGCCTTACAAAGCAAAACCATACCACTCGAGTTTACCTAGGAAATTTTATAAAGCGGAAAAACAATTATTGATTGTTATGATGAAAAACAAAGAATATGCACCACGAATCGAGCAAGCCTTAGGTACAACGAAAGTCGTTAACATCGATATGTTGAAACTAAGAACCATTCTATATATGGATTATTATCAAACAAACGACGTATTTGAAGTTGAGGCATTTAAACACTATTTAAAAGATGACCATTTAATCCAAGTCTTTGAACACGAAATCATTCAATCGCTTGAATGGCGAACGACGTTCGTTTTCAAAGAAAGCGACATCGAAGACTTACTGAATACAATGTCATTGTTAATGGACATCAAAGAATACAAAAAAATTATCGATGAACTTAAATCAGTTGAAGAATCCTACACTCAAACACTTTTAGCCGAACGTCAAAAGAAATTGAAAAACGGTATCGAAAGTAGAAAGAAGGTTAACCGATGA